From the genome of Ostrinia nubilalis chromosome 1, ilOstNubi1.1, whole genome shotgun sequence:
tagttctTTATATTTCGTAGAACATGTCCTTAATGTAACTCAAATCATTTAAAGATACGATGACAGCACTATTTTAATGATAGGTATGTTACTTACATCATTTATCATGACatacgtatttttttaattggacTGAGAAACTTGAGTTTTTCCAGCCCTTTAACTAGTTTTCTTTCAAAACtatgcaaaaaatatttcttactgATGAATTCTTACACTCACATTGTTGGACCGCATTCACTTTGCCTTTAATTATCACATTTCTTtgcaaaatttataataatgtcttccgaaaatagttttgtttcaaaattttagttaaaatttagtAAAGTAGTTGCCATTATTTTTTCTCAGTTATAGTATAAAAATAggtctttttagatttttggtTGTTTGATTTGCCTTTTTATATTGTTGTGCTAAGTTATCAAATAAGTGTTGTAAAGGAAATATTCCCATTTGAGAATAGACCAAATATTTATGATGAAATAGTAAATAGTTGGGCCCGGGAGCCAGTAAGATTCTGTTTCATCATCTTGGTGGAACATTGTGCATTCTTATTTGCAACTTGGAAGGTTCTTTAGGAAATTATATTCCAGCTTACCTATCTTGTtctcaattttattaattttgaaatagtTAGTATTTAGTTCAATAGATAATAATCAGATGAGTTACTTTCTGTATAACTAGGTACATATTTCAATActgaatcaaaaaatattgacaaTATTTCAAATGTGTTTCTACTTGAAATACTTAATTATTGCGTGGACTTATTAAAGGCAGATATTAGTCAAACCGTACATACatcatataaaaatacaataaactatgaaatataataatgtTACATTTATCTCTACATTTCAGACTAAAGCTACGAATATATCTAATAAATACCGACGAATTAGTCTCGTACATATTCATTCTTATCAAAATCTatacattttcattgtttttgaatCTTCATATCACagactaattttaattttgtcaaatagGTATGTCATTTCCTTATATTTTCATCCTGCTCTTTGATAGgtacatatttcttttttagTTAGATTTAGTAGTGTTACCATTTTTTTAGAATCTTTGGCACTATATTATTTGTTACACTTGATATAAGTTTAGTCGTCGTCTAAAAGACGAGAAAAGCTACATACAGatcttaagtaggtaagtaaatatttCTTTTCGGTTACTGTGTTTTCTATGAGGCAGAGGTGAACTAACCTTTTCAATGGATGATATCTGTTTTTCTCTTTACATTCATAGTCTTTGAccattaaatattttactatcGGAGCGGGTAATCTAGTTGTAGTTTTGGTCATTCATGTGTGATCGATCAGGTAAAACGACCACTAAATTATGTAGTGGACTATCATACTCGAACACGaaaattatttacctaatgtttTACAGAAAAGGCAATGTTTCTCCTAATACCGCCATAACTTTATACAACCTTATGTTGCATTAATATCAAGAGCACACcttaattactttttaagcCATTTCAAAATGGTGGCACTGTCTCGACTGCCAATCCTTGGCTTCATTGAACGCGTTAAATATGTCGTGTTACATTTTAATGGTTACAAAGTGGAGTAGTTAGGCGCCTGCGCGGTTTGACCGCAGCAGGCGCAGGGCAGTCAGCGCGCAGGAGACCTCCGAGCCACTCTGAGCAGCACTGGGCCAGCGCGTACGTCCTTGAATAGCCTGATGGCCTCACCGTGTGTCAGGCCTGCAGTGCCACGACCGTTCACTGACACGATCTCGTCACCTGAAATTGATTAAGACTTTTGTTAAATGGGTTCCTAAATAGTTTTCAAGCAGCTCTTGATTTATTACGATTAGTTAACTAAGTTATACCTCTGTACATCTTTCAACAGAAAAGTCTagttcaatattatttatttaaaacttgtaTGTATTTAAACTGTACAtaataaggcggacttaatgcaaTATTACGAGTAAAGTTTTACAAacgtgtaacttaaaaaaattacaatgttaTTCATATGAATATCCAAtggatattaaataaaataaatagtatgTTTAAAATTGGTAAGAAACGAAAATGATCGGTGCAATGTGAAAAGCTCCTGAAAAGTTGTTGTAATTAATAGGTAAGTCAATTACGACTACCTTTTATTGTTGTTGCATCAGTTTTTATTGTTTCATACTCATGTCATTAAATTTAATGTGCAACACCATAACTCGTACGTTCTACCATGGTGAAAGGTAACTTAAACGTAAACGTAAGAAGGCTAACAATGCCGTAAACAATTTAATCGAGCTATTTATCTACTGCGAAATTTGGAACACCATTCGCTGTGTCGATTAGCAAATGTGACATAATGTAACCTTTATGACATATTAATAGCACAAGGGCAGGTGCTACGGTTTGACCTGCGCCGGCTTGCAGCTGCGCGTAACCGCCTTCGAGGAATTTCGCTGCACCTTTCTATCATTAGCGTGCTTGAAAATGCAActattgaataataaaatatacacaAAGGATCGTTTTAAGATAAAATTGGTCATGAGATGGATAACGGGACTGGTGGAAAGCTGATTGGTTAAATATTCATGCAATTTAAACATTTACCGTTATGCAATTTaattactataaataaattataattttttaaggTGAGTGTTACCTTCTCTCAGTAATCCTGATTCAGCTGCCTGCCCATTGTTGAATATAGTCTTTACGAAGATGCCCATGTCACCTCGTGGAGAATCGCGTCCTCCAACTATGCTGAACCCAAGCCCCTTGCCGCCAGCTGACTTAGTAAATCGAACCTGAAACGTAAATATTGCACGTTAGTTAGATTATTCCTGTCTATACAGTAGCTTTCATTGTTCTCAGAAACTTTTTCGAATAAAAAGTTAAAGAAGTGTTAGGTGCATCACGAAGCGTAACATAACTAGCAATTACCTCAAACGTGTGAGAGTCTCTCGGCTCAGGTGCCGGGGGTCGCTTATTCTGGGTCGTTGAcggcggcgcaggcggcggtCGTGCAGATCTTGGCGTTGCACTCACGCGAAGCTCCGCTACACAGTTGCGTAACTGTTGCATCGGCTCCTGTCGAGCCTGCACGCGAGGTAGTCGGTACGGCTCTTCCCACAGCCGCTGCGACGCTTCTGATGAAAGGCGGCTGTAACCATTTCTATAAACTGGCACATCTAACTCTACGTTCTCACTATACGGCCTCCTGCTCCTCCCTTCGCTGCTATTCTTCCTCCTTTCAGGGACGTATGTGAAATCAACAACGTCTCTACTTTCATCTTCTTGATTTATCAAAGGCGTCCGCTCCCTAGGCGCAGGAGAACCTTTATTCGCTCTGTAGACGTTTGGGGAGCTACATCGCCTCCTCAATGTTGCAGATTGTCGAGGTGGAGAAGGTGATGCTGGCTGTCGGACAGCTGTCGGGCTAGGAACATAGAATGTAGCTGGCTGCTGCTGGGGCGGTGCTAGCACGTCGTGCGCTGATAACGCTCGCCTCCTCAGCCCTCCACCTAGTTTTCCGAGGGCTCTTAATAAATCAGGTGCACCACTGGTAACGCGGAGGGATGCTGTCGTGTATACTTTTCCTCGGTGTCTGAAAGACAGTTTCGACGGTGGGGCGGGGGAGCAGTGGGGTGGTGGTCTAGGCGGCGAAGGCGAGCATCGTACAGGGCTCGGTTCACGGTTTCCCGAACCAGGGCGTAATCTGGAACATCTGCGCCGTAGTTTCCTCCATCTTTGTGACAGGTTTGCGTTCCAGCTGTCCTCTGAAATAGATAAGATAAATGTTTTAGTCATCGGAACCTGCGGggtaattcaaatgcatttgtcgacagtagaaatcgtctatcaaataattttctagtaatcaattttgaactgattgtcaaggtaatacagttgaaaattgaatatcaaagccagacgaTTCCTAATGTCATTCTGCCGAtagtagatgccaaatttccaatatcgcgtacgaagacggagaactttgtcaatatagtggtctataagggtcataattagaaagaaagaaagaaagaaagaattagTGGAtaccgacgattttcgcgctgtcatctcaacgactgcccacctgTATTTTTTACTACGAGTAATATTGTAAATGCTTAAGTGATTCTTGCTGTCTATTACTTTAATCGTAATCATCATTAACTATTCagcaacaggacgtccactgctgctgaatataggcctgcCCCGATGATTGCAGATTAGATGATAGCCACTTGgaagcggcttgcatccagcggcTGCTAACCTGAGGTTTATTACTTTATAATGGGATTTGTAAaggatttttttagattttgtgATCAGTGCTTGGATTGTGCCACAAAAAGCAGTGAAGCCGCAAGCAGAAGCCGGTATGAAAATGTGACTTGAGAACCAGGCTTGTATGACTAACATTTGTTTGTCATCGACAACTACATAAGCAAACACTTCCTACCTTTCTTGTTAGTGTCCGCATCGGAGGCGTAGTCGTGTGtgcgggcgggcggcgcgggcggggaCGCGGGCGCGGCGAAGCTGTGCCTCAGCGGCGTCATGCGCAGGAGTCGCGGCCggtcgccgccgccgcgcgagcCCCATGCTGGCGCACCCATCTTTTAGGACCTGGAATGATGAAAATTGCATTTGTAACTTTAAGCTGCCATTACTTTCGatgtttcgatgactcttttataatgcgtacatctagggactggaattcgttgcctgctgctgtctttcccgaagactataatccgggccttttcaaggcgagagtgaatactTAGGCACTTAcctacagggcagatatgtaccatcctagactgcatcccacttaacatcagttgcgattgtggtcaaatacctgccttgttatgcataaaaaaatacttattttaaaaa
Proteins encoded in this window:
- the LOC135071863 gene encoding serine/arginine repetitive matrix protein 1-like; the encoded protein is MGAPAWGSRGGGDRPRLLRMTPLRHSFAAPASPPAPPARTHDYASDADTNKKEDSWNANLSQRWRKLRRRCSRLRPGSGNREPSPVRCSPSPPRPPPHCSPAPPSKLSFRHRGKVYTTASLRVTSGAPDLLRALGKLGGGLRRRALSAHDVLAPPQQQPATFYVPSPTAVRQPASPSPPRQSATLRRRCSSPNVYRANKGSPAPRERTPLINQEDESRDVVDFTYVPERRKNSSEGRSRRPYSENVELDVPVYRNGYSRLSSEASQRLWEEPYRLPRVQARQEPMQQLRNCVAELRVSATPRSARPPPAPPSTTQNKRPPAPEPRDSHTFEVRFTKSAGGKGLGFSIVGGRDSPRGDMGIFVKTIFNNGQAAESGLLREGDEIVSVNGRGTAGLTHGEAIRLFKDVRAGPVLLRVARRSPAR